The genomic window ATCCCTGAGGCCTCCTCGAGATGCCGGCTCCGGCCCGCCGACTCGGGATCCTCGAGCTCGCGCTCAGCTTTGGCCAGCTTGGCAAGTAGCAGCTCGTATTGCTCCGGGACGGACGGCACCGGCGTGAAGTTGGCCTCCGGCATGACCGGTCACCCCGTCACCGAAATGGAGCCGGCGCGAGGAGCCGCCGTCGCCGCCGCATACTGATTGGCGACTGAATCCGGGCGATGCGTCAGCTTCAATGCCGCCGCCAATCGATCGCGCTCGCGCTGCGTGCGTTCGAGCAACAGCTCGTGCGATTCGAGCGCCGCCGCGGCCGCCTCCGCCATTTCGGCGAGCATGGCATTCGCCTCGGCGTCCTGCTCGTTGGTCTTGTCGCTCGGCACTTCGGCGCGCGCATGCGCGAGCGATTCGACGACTTCACTGAGCTCCGTCAGAATCCGGTCGCGCTCATCGATCGCCTCGAGAAACGGCGCGCCGGTCTCCTGCCCGATCGCATCCATGGCCGACACGGCGTGCTGCTCCAGTTCCTGGAGCAGCCGCTTGGCGGCCGCGACGTGAACGGCCAGCGAACCCGCGCGCGAGGCGGACATCAGGCTGCCGGAACCTGGGCGGCGCCGGTCGCGATCGTCGAGAACGCGTCGCGGAGCTCGGATACCATTTTGGTGATCCGCTCCAGGCGAACGCCCTCGAGCCGCGCACCGTCAACGAGCTCGGTGAGCATGTAGGTGTAGAGCGACTGAAGCTGCGTGGCCAACGCGCCGCCGCGCTCGATGTCGAGCGTCACGAGCAACTCGGTGATGCCCTCGCGCGCCTTGCTGATGGCCTCGACGCGAACGTCGACCTTGTTCGCGTCTCGCGCGACGCGCGCGCGATGCAGGTTGGCGATCACGTGATCGTAGACCATGACCACGAGGCGCGCCGGCGACGCCGTCAACACTTCGCGTTCGCGATAGGCCGTCGCCGCGTGGGCGTAGGAGGAATAGCTCATACTCCTACTATCGGCTTACCCGCCCGAGGAGTTGAGCGAGGAGAGCTGACTGAATTGTTGTGTGAGATACGTGCCCTGCGACTGCAGCTTCGAGATCGCCGACTCCATCGCCGTAAACTGCGCCGTGAGCGACGCCCGCTTCGCGTCGAGCCGCGACTGCGTATCGGTTTGCCGCTGCTGCAGCGTGGCGATGCTGCTGGCGAGGAAGGTGTTCTGAGTCGCCACCGTTCCGTCGGCCGCCGTCGCGGAATTTGCGAGATTGCTCATGAGGCCCGCGAGGCCGGTCGCGAAATCCACGTGGCCAGAGGCGACGTCCACCAGGCCCGCGTAGTTCATGATCAAGCCTTCCACGGGCGTGCCGACGGCGCCGATCAGCGCCTGGCCGCTGCCCGTCGCGGCGTAGGTCGTGCCGCCGCTCGAGTAGGTCCCCTGCACGTCGAGGCCGTTGTTCACCGTGCCGGTCGCGATGCCGAGCTGGCCGGCGATGTCCGTCGCGTCCGTGGACGCGTACGATACGCTGAGCGTGGCTGACGCGCCGAAGTCCTGGCCGGTGATCTTGAGCGTTCCAGCACTGCTCGACGCTGTCGCGCGCA from Gemmatimonadaceae bacterium includes these protein-coding regions:
- the fliS gene encoding flagellar export chaperone FliS gives rise to the protein MSYSSYAHAATAYREREVLTASPARLVVMVYDHVIANLHRARVARDANKVDVRVEAISKAREGITELLVTLDIERGGALATQLQSLYTYMLTELVDGARLEGVRLERITKMVSELRDAFSTIATGAAQVPAA